A genome region from Bacillus sp. (in: firmicutes) includes the following:
- the cmpA gene encoding cortex morphogenetic protein CmpA, whose product MPTWFQNQIRRAFFEKNRYQIKLLNQCWYYYRRKHCS is encoded by the coding sequence ATGCCTACTTGGTTTCAAAATCAAATTCGGCGCGCATTTTTTGAAAAAAATCGATACCAAATTAAGTTATTAAATCAATGCTGGTATTATTATAGAAGAAAACACTGCTCATAA